Proteins encoded by one window of Cannabis sativa cultivar Pink pepper isolate KNU-18-1 chromosome 4, ASM2916894v1, whole genome shotgun sequence:
- the LOC115712430 gene encoding methionine S-methyltransferase: protein MAETTLDDFLKQCQQSGDAAYAALRDLLERLEDPNTRVQARIFLSDLHKRFPSKEASDKCFETYHFRIDDIILDQYEGYQGRKKLTTMVIPSIFLPEDWSFTFYEGLNRHPDSIFRDRTVAELGCGNGWISIAIAEKWLPSKVYGLDINPRAIKISWINLYLNALDEMGQPVYDGDNKTLLDRVEFYESDLLSYCRDSGIQLERIVGCIPQILNPNPDAMTKMITENASEEFLYSLSNYCALQGFVEDQFGLGLIARAVEEGISVIKPMGIMIFNMGGRPGQGVCKRLFERRGFNVTKLWQTKILQASDTDISALVEIEKNSPHRFEFFMGLSADQPICARTAWAYGKAGGRISHALSVYSCQLRQPTQVKKVFEFLKSGFQEVSSSLDLSFQDDAVADEKIPFLAYLAGILNDNSFCTYEPPAGSKRFRNLIAGFMKTYHRIPLTADNVVVFPSRAVAIENALRLFSPRLAIVDEHLTRHLPRQWLTSLGLGGNGSTSPVEDKLTVIEAPRQSELMIELIRKLKPQVVVTGIAQFEAVTSAAFVHLLDITREIGSRLFLDISDHFELSSLPSSNGVLKYIAETPLPSHAAIICGLLKNQVYSDLEVAFVISEDEAIFKALSKTVELLEGNTALISQSYYGCLFHELLAFQLSDRHPPAERESGKARSAEMIGFSSSAISVLDNAELTVSETENTSLIHMDADQSFLPVPSPVKASIFESFARQNMAESETDPTPCIKQFIKNNYGFPADNSTEFIYADNTLALFNKLVLCCIQEGGTLCFPAGSNGYYVSAAKFLKANILNVPTNLEEGFKLTEKTLSGILETVHNPWVYISGPTISPTGLLYNNKEIQNLLCICAKFGAKVVIDTSFSGLEFDFEGWGGWNLADSLLKLKSGNPSFSVSLLGGLSLKMLSGSLKFGFLVLNEPALVDAFYSFPGLSKPHNTVKYAAKKLLNLREQKSGDLWESIGKEIRNLEDRSKRLKETLKNCGWDVLEPQGGISMVATPSACLNKSVKLELSSKAGSVNGTVASSEALDDSNIREVLHKTTGLCINSGSWTGIPGYCRFTIALEESQFQQALDCIKKMKSAISN from the exons ATGGCGGAAACAACTCTTGATGACTTCTTGAAACAGTGTCAGCAGTCTGGGGACGCTGCATACGCCGCTTTGAGGGATCTGCTTGAACGTCTTGAGGACCCCAACACTCGTGTTCAGGCCCGGATCTTCCTCTCCGACCTCCACAAAAGGTTTCCTTCCAAGGAAGCCTCTGATAAATGCTTCGAGACCTACCATTTCCGGATCGATGACATCATCCTTGATCAATATGAGG GTTACCAAGGGAGGAAGAAGCTGACCACTATGGTGATCCCCAGCATTTTTCTACCGGAGGACTGGTCTTTTACCTTCTACGAAGGTTTAAATAGACACCCGGATTCTATCTTCAGAGATAGGACTGTTGCTGAGCTGGGTTGTGGCAATGGTTGGATTTCAATTGCCATAGCTGAGAAATGGTTGCCTTCCAAG GTTTATGGGCTTGATATCAACCCCAGAGCGATTAAGATTTCTTGGATAAACTTGTACTTGAatgctttggatgaaatgggtCAACCTGTCTATGATGGGGACAACAAGACTTTGCTGGACAGAGTTGAGTTTTACGAGTCTGATCTTTTGTCTTATTGTAGAGACAGTGGCATTCAGCTCGAACGAATTGTTGGATGCATTCCTCAG ATTCTTAACCCAAATCCAGATGCAATGACTAAGATGATAACAGAAAATGCAAGCGAAGAATTTCTGTATTCGTTAAGCAATTATTGTGCACTTCAG GGCTTTGTTGAGGATCAGTTCGGCTTAGGTCTTATTGCTAGAGCAGTTGAGGAAGGAATATCTGTCATCAAACCCATGGGGATAATGATCTTCAACATGGGAGGCCGTCCAGGACAAGGTGTTTGCAAACGCTTGTTTGAACGCCGTGGTTTCAATGTTACTAAACTTTGGCAGACAAAAATTCTCCAG GCTTCAGATACTGATATTTCAGCTCTAGTTGAAATTGAAAAGAATAGCCCTCACCGGTTTGAGTTCTTCATGGGGCTCTCTGCTGACCAGCCTATTTGTGCTCGAACAGCATGGGCATATGGAAAGGCAGGTGGCAGAATTTCTCATGCTCTATCAGTATATAGCTGTCAACTTCGCCAGCCAACTCAG GTGAAGAAAgtttttgaatttcttaaaagtGGTTTCCAAGAGGTCAGCAGTTCTTTAGATTTATCCTTTCAAGATGATGCTGTTGCTGATGAGAAGATTCCCTTCCTAGCTTATCTAGCTGGCATTCTGAATGATAATTCCTTTTGCACATATGAACCACCAGCTGGAAGCAAACGATTCCGTAACCTCATTGCTGGTTTCATGAAAACATATCATAGAATTCCACTCACTGCCGAC AATGTTGTTGTCTTTCCCTCAAGGGCTGTTGCTATTGAGAATGCTCTACGGTTGTTTTCACCTCGACTCGCAATTGTTGATGAACATCTGACACGACACCTTCCTCGGCAGTGGTTAACCTCTTTAGGTCTTGGG GGTAATGGGAGCACTAGTCCTGTGGAGGACAAGCTTACAGTCATTGAAGCCCCCCGCCAGTCAGAGCTAATGATAGAGCTGATAAGAAAGCTAAAGCCACAGGTGGTTGTAACTGGGATTGCTCAATTTGAGGCTGTTACTAGTGCAGCCTTTGTGCATCTTTTAGATATAACAAGAGAAATTGGATCTCGTCTATTCTTAGACATATCTGATCACTTTGAGCTATCCAGTCTTCCAAGTTCCAATGGAGTCCTAAAATATATTGCAGAAACTCCTCTACCGTCACATGCAGCAATAATATGTGGCTTATTAAAAAACCAG GTGTATTCAGATTTAGAAGTAGCTTTTGTGATTTCAGAAGATGAGGCCATATTTAAGGCCTTGTCCAAGACTGTGGAACTGCTAGAGGGAAATACAGCACTGATTAGTCAAAGCTATTATGGTTGTCTTTTCCATGAGCTTTTAGCTTTTCAGCTTTCTGACAGGCATCCACCTGCAGAG AGGGAATCTGGGAAGGCTAGATCAGCAGAGATGATTGGGTTTTCTAGTTCAGCGATCTCAGTCCTTGACAATGCTGAGTTGACAGTAAGTGAAACAGAGAACACTTCCTTGATTCATATGGATGCTGATCAAAGCTTCTTGCCTGTTCCATCTCCTGTCAAAGCTTCTATTTTTGAAAGCTTTGCAAGGCAGAATATGGCTGAGTCTGAAACCGATCCTACCCCCTGCATCAagcaatttattaaaaataattatggtTTCCCAGCTGATAATAGTACAGAATTTATATATGCCGACAACACACTTGCACTTTTCAATAAGTTGGTACTTTGCTGTATCCAAGAAGGTGGAACATTGTGCTTTCCGGCTGGTTCAAATGGGTATTATGTTTCTGCTGCTAAGTTTCTGAAAGCAAATATATTAAATGTACCCACTAATCTAGAAGAAGGCTTTAAGCTTACCGAGAAAACACTTTCTGGGATACTTGAAACTGTGCATAACCCGTGGGTGTACATTTCTGGACCTACAATTAGCCCAACTGGTTTGCTGTACAACAACAAAGAGATTCAGAATTTGCTATGTATATGTGCCAAGTTTGGGGCCAAAGTTGTCATTGACACTTCATTTTCGGGCTTGGAATTTGACTTTGAGGGTTGGGGTGGTTGGAATTTGGCTGACAGTTTATTAAAGCTAAAGTCTGGCAACCCATCTTTTTCTGTCTCTCTGCTTGGAGGACTGTCTCTCAAAATGCTCTCTGGGTCACTCAAATTTGGTTTTCTAGTTTTAAATGAGCCTGCTTTGGTTGATGCATTTTATAGCTTTCCAGGATTGAGCAAACCCCACAACACTGTGAAATATGCCGCAAAGAAGCTGTTGAACTTAAGAGAACAGAAATCAGGAGATTTATGGGAGTCTATTGGAAAGGAGATAAGAAATTTGGAGGATAGGTCAAAGCGCTTGAAAGAG ACATTAAAGAACTGTGGCTGGGACGTGCTTGAACCACAGGGTGGCATTTCCATGGTTGCCACGCCCTCGGCGTGCCTCAACAAGAGTGTTAAACTTGAGCTATCCTCCAAAGCAGGAAGCGTGAATGGGACTGTTGCATCTTCTGAAGCTCTTGATGACTCAAATATCAGGGAAGTCTTACACAAGACCACTGGTTTATGCATcaacagtggctcgtggactggAATTCCTGGCTACTGTAGGTTCACCATTGCACTGGAAGAAAGCCAATTCCAACAGGCATTGGATTGCATTAAAAAGATGAAGAGCGCTATTAGTAACTGA